The following coding sequences are from one Cenarchaeum symbiosum A window:
- a CDS encoding hypothetical protein (WD-40 repeat protein~COG3391), whose protein sequence is MVIFALLAVAASALVPAHAQQLVAATLDDNILEIFFDGPVNASNVNSRLITFTDGISVATGTVLRNNDLDKSLTGNKLRYTLNDARLNLITGYGDPRLRVDANALGPGLPDVAYGLPGPDYAYPHTLDRASFVSTEGSPQGLAVSPDGSLIFVTGSQRDEVLRYVMSPPYDVNSAVLDGSHDISSEEGASRGIAFSDDGMTMFIIGDNDIVYQYSLGTPFAFDGTVSFEASYDAGSQDNQMSGIDFSSGGRRMYLVGDGSNNAYHYNLDSPYDVTAGVTHVGTFNVGGEEAGPRGVAVSADGRAMLVLGQSSDGVHRYDMDEPYNVTTSSYAGSLDVSDQGSNLRGLAASADGRRIFVSNTDGAGSIHRYDLGSPYDAAIEGVGAGPNLDVSVQESNPSGVAFSADGTRMFVTGSGARNADIHEYSLDGPYDVSSATFVQSAPAFVLRNGSEGFELLPQRIMRDTGTLITADSAQDVDFSANGRKMYVVGIRSGFLYQYALDSAYAINTARLEEAYNVSQLHGDSFTVRGERSPTSIEFNPAGTVMLVTGRDSNDVHEYFLDEPFNLDGRTENNGNRRINNVADVPTGLAYSSDGNRLFVSTVAGLVIRYDLPNPYSLSGAKYVDSRNILDDDRSMQDVAFTADGRKMFAVGRISDQVFTYNLTAPFDIAASGQDLRLRFSGDNLVADVSFGDMGRELFVLEATSATVLRYSLGIPYDMVTAVPQDSSTALTDASLRALEFSPNGTLMFTAGWEHLRIDAYNMSTPFDVSTVQLAGDSFDPDDAANKPPDDVNRPTALRFSSDGTMLFVLDQTVRKLFQYDLESPYSIDGTPRFVRSLDVVSQLTAPQGFAFSADGTWLHIVGSSNDRIARYALGTAYDLSTASHVGSQSIADLEDSPSGIAFNNDGTRMFVSGSNSELADSEDNVYAFALSPSVPITPPPSSITTRLLSAVLDGTVLSIEFDNPVDATSVVPGRIHVRDGHGAPVGGVTPGSFSVSGMTVSSTLSSDDAAEISRYADPVVQFEGSALSGASGDSFPVFDAESLHPIINRFAVSGDQRIGVAGSFRVNTESNNPEGLDFNPDGTIMFVLDTNGERLLAYNLSVPYEASTAVLDGTADIDVSAFIPRGLHVSPDGTQFYTVGYDNLVRLFEMSIPFDITSAVNSSTTFNASRANTVGRINGLELSPDGTHLFTADEFGDRVHRFDMSTPNDISTAVYHSDFNLGQRVPLAEDVTFSPDGLIMLLTDTASDTIVKYTLDEPYGIAGAVYADTIYIGDRASTLGALSFTPDGLRMTVSDIRGVRMIQYDLPGPYELSWPGQPVTGGLVVSPRDNLPGGATFVPDGETLIYVGATNDELYVCRLGIPYDVSTLFCVDEAEIPGSVNRPTGVVFADDGLSVFISSKDGSGSNDPDGAIYQFGLEHAFAQDGDSHEITFTTETTLDVSGTANNTEGLALSEDGNTLFVLGNVGVASSNISYGIQTYNLPTPFELAGAVQGESVELGLVEPTGLAFTSDGMRLYIVDKGTGLLWWYDLPLPYSILGISASGFLDVGSVDTAMEDVILHNRDSAIYLLGSGRDAVYGYGLGIDGLASYALITPDRPELGIESAVYDSGTGALKVVFTDDIEGGSLDPAGLRMINGTGEEVPLSRADGLVLAGSTASFELGTERNFTGPSLAFDTLAVHGTDGGVFPSQFAFPEEPLEYAGEFVPPGGGAAFTGMALSADGTKMFLSQDDADFDSIIQYLLTDSFDTSTASNLTLRRVGASATGIEQDETGGPSGVAFSPGGTEMLVSSHETGTVARYQLASPFEIAGAAYLSNFDTSGQDASPTGLALSADGGTLFVSGDDTDSIYSYELSLLDVEGASHTGTLDVSANTTEPAGVSLSGDGQELFLAAGETGEIHRYALALPYSLDGAEYDGSFGTVEGDPQGMTFAADGLDLYVAGPRGIHRYLLDTAALEITETNRTIIRPLDKPVVNDTSAYEYTDVQEMYNLTAEDIPGLEDDHDFDVPPPMLYANDTLAFTDRAMRAGDPIPVIGFDGPSVNDTGATNHTMALIALNITGSDMPDVGDNGTSKVGMVATSPTYNETLIDSPLVGDMLAPDMDVMQPMMLDINGTDGPAVNDAGVPVRVGAQVQHAAEANETSSVADAAIANHTVMPNVLVINRTDAPSVSDADVRVHDGGPTVLTPSDTLSVSDAGVRVRDGGPIVLMPSETPTVSDAGARVHNRGPIIVTASDTPDVADAGARVHDGGPIVLMPSDTPTVSDAGARVHDGGPIVLMPSDTPTVSDAGEQVHDIRPITVTQPDVPVARARGGGGGGGGGGGGGGVLSPSSFGPSGPNVNFEFSAGNEDPMQGRYLLHLAPGTPLTIYPRLESTETPSVFDMEIVFSGPDGRMADVYYNRIGALLGRACDGSTSVSEFAYVCDISSIMSGADAAVSINGGALDSITVPLQGGFSGTMSMMIRDSHGLILASHNSDRYTVNIAGLEEPAAAGPVPGMEQPQVSEPEVVEPVEVPQVSEPEVVEPVEAEPPQVAEPEVVEPVEAPQVVEPEVVESEVAEPVEAEGPVADTEGESFVDMIIGFFRSIFGS, encoded by the coding sequence ATGGTGATCTTTGCACTGCTTGCAGTTGCGGCATCCGCCCTTGTTCCGGCCCATGCCCAGCAGCTAGTCGCGGCTACACTTGATGACAACATACTGGAGATATTCTTTGACGGGCCTGTAAACGCATCCAATGTAAACAGCAGGCTGATTACATTTACCGACGGGATATCGGTAGCCACGGGCACTGTCCTGAGGAATAACGATCTTGACAAGAGTCTCACCGGGAACAAGCTGCGCTATACGCTAAACGACGCCAGGTTGAACCTCATAACCGGGTACGGGGATCCCAGATTGCGGGTTGACGCTAACGCGCTTGGGCCCGGCCTGCCGGATGTGGCATACGGGCTGCCGGGCCCTGACTATGCGTATCCGCACACTTTGGACCGGGCCTCGTTTGTGTCTACAGAGGGATCCCCGCAGGGGCTCGCGGTATCGCCTGACGGCAGCCTGATATTTGTAACCGGATCCCAGAGAGACGAGGTCCTGCGGTATGTTATGAGCCCGCCCTATGATGTGAACTCGGCGGTGCTGGACGGCTCGCACGATATAAGCTCCGAGGAGGGCGCTTCCCGCGGAATTGCATTCTCTGATGACGGCATGACGATGTTTATTATCGGCGACAATGATATCGTATACCAGTATTCCCTGGGCACGCCGTTTGCATTTGATGGAACAGTATCGTTTGAGGCCAGCTATGATGCCGGCAGCCAGGACAACCAGATGTCGGGCATTGATTTCTCATCAGGGGGCCGCAGGATGTACCTTGTGGGGGACGGCAGCAACAACGCATACCATTACAACCTTGACAGCCCGTACGATGTAACCGCAGGCGTCACACATGTCGGAACCTTCAATGTAGGGGGCGAAGAGGCGGGGCCCCGCGGCGTGGCAGTCTCGGCGGACGGCCGTGCAATGCTGGTGCTGGGGCAGTCAAGCGACGGAGTGCACAGGTACGACATGGACGAGCCGTACAATGTGACCACTTCGTCGTACGCTGGCTCCCTGGATGTAAGTGATCAGGGAAGCAACCTCCGGGGACTTGCAGCCTCGGCAGACGGAAGGCGAATTTTTGTATCCAACACCGATGGAGCAGGCTCCATCCACCGGTATGACCTTGGCTCGCCGTACGATGCGGCCATCGAGGGCGTGGGGGCGGGCCCCAACCTGGATGTGTCGGTCCAAGAGAGCAACCCCTCCGGAGTGGCGTTCTCCGCCGACGGCACGCGCATGTTCGTAACCGGGTCCGGCGCCCGGAATGCAGACATACACGAGTACTCCCTGGACGGCCCGTACGATGTGTCATCGGCTACATTTGTGCAAAGTGCGCCCGCCTTTGTGCTCAGAAACGGAAGCGAGGGTTTTGAATTACTGCCACAGCGCATAATGAGAGATACGGGCACTCTGATAACTGCAGATTCTGCCCAGGATGTGGACTTTTCAGCGAACGGCAGGAAGATGTATGTCGTCGGCATTCGAAGCGGGTTTCTATACCAGTATGCACTAGACTCCGCCTATGCGATAAACACGGCGCGGCTGGAGGAAGCATACAACGTATCCCAGCTCCACGGCGACAGCTTCACGGTTCGCGGGGAGCGGTCCCCGACGAGCATAGAGTTCAACCCGGCCGGGACCGTAATGCTGGTCACCGGGCGCGACTCAAACGACGTACACGAGTATTTTCTGGACGAACCGTTCAACCTGGACGGGAGGACCGAGAATAATGGGAACCGCCGCATAAACAACGTGGCTGATGTCCCGACGGGCCTCGCATATTCGTCTGACGGGAACAGGCTCTTTGTTTCGACTGTCGCAGGGCTGGTCATCAGGTACGACCTTCCAAACCCCTACAGCCTGAGTGGTGCAAAATACGTGGACTCGCGGAATATACTGGATGACGACAGGAGCATGCAGGACGTGGCATTTACCGCCGACGGCAGGAAGATGTTCGCCGTCGGGAGGATAAGCGACCAGGTATTCACGTACAATCTGACCGCCCCGTTTGATATAGCCGCATCCGGACAGGACCTGCGGCTGCGCTTTTCTGGCGACAACCTTGTCGCCGATGTCTCCTTTGGCGACATGGGCAGGGAGCTCTTCGTGCTAGAGGCCACCAGTGCCACCGTGCTACGGTACAGCCTGGGAATCCCGTACGACATGGTCACGGCCGTGCCGCAGGACAGCTCCACCGCACTGACCGATGCCTCGCTGCGCGCCCTGGAGTTCTCGCCCAATGGTACGTTGATGTTTACAGCCGGATGGGAACACCTACGTATAGATGCATACAACATGAGCACCCCGTTTGACGTATCCACGGTACAGCTTGCCGGGGACAGCTTTGACCCCGATGATGCGGCAAACAAGCCCCCTGACGACGTAAACCGCCCCACCGCGCTGAGGTTCTCGTCAGACGGGACGATGTTATTCGTGCTGGACCAGACCGTCAGAAAGCTGTTCCAGTATGATCTTGAAAGCCCGTACTCTATAGACGGTACGCCGCGGTTTGTAAGATCACTTGATGTGGTCAGTCAGCTGACCGCCCCACAGGGGTTTGCATTCTCTGCAGACGGCACATGGCTGCATATAGTGGGCTCCAGTAACGACCGCATAGCCCGGTATGCATTGGGCACCGCGTACGACCTTTCAACGGCAAGCCATGTTGGATCGCAAAGCATAGCGGATTTGGAAGATTCCCCATCCGGAATTGCATTCAACAACGACGGCACAAGGATGTTTGTTTCCGGCAGCAACAGTGAGCTTGCCGACAGCGAGGACAACGTATACGCGTTTGCCCTGTCGCCTTCCGTCCCGATCACCCCTCCCCCCTCTTCGATCACGACCCGCCTGCTCTCGGCTGTCCTGGACGGCACGGTTCTCTCCATAGAGTTTGACAATCCGGTGGATGCCACAAGCGTTGTGCCCGGCAGGATACACGTCCGGGACGGCCATGGAGCGCCAGTCGGTGGCGTCACACCGGGAAGCTTTTCAGTCTCAGGGATGACAGTCTCGTCAACACTGTCCTCTGATGATGCTGCCGAGATATCCCGATATGCCGACCCGGTGGTGCAGTTTGAGGGCTCCGCCCTGTCCGGCGCGTCCGGGGACTCGTTCCCTGTTTTTGACGCGGAGAGCCTGCACCCTATAATCAACAGGTTTGCAGTATCGGGCGACCAGCGAATCGGGGTTGCGGGCTCGTTCCGCGTGAACACTGAATCTAACAATCCCGAGGGGCTCGACTTTAACCCCGACGGGACCATCATGTTTGTGCTCGATACCAACGGGGAGAGGCTGCTGGCATACAACCTGTCCGTCCCGTACGAGGCGAGCACGGCCGTGCTTGATGGAACGGCAGACATAGATGTGTCCGCATTCATCCCCCGCGGGCTCCACGTCAGTCCAGACGGCACCCAGTTCTATACGGTGGGATACGACAACCTGGTCCGGCTGTTTGAGATGTCTATTCCGTTTGATATAACCAGTGCGGTAAACTCTAGCACAACGTTCAATGCAAGCCGGGCCAACACCGTCGGGCGGATCAACGGGTTGGAGCTCTCCCCGGATGGCACGCACCTGTTCACGGCAGACGAGTTTGGCGACAGGGTGCACCGGTTTGACATGTCGACTCCAAACGACATAAGCACCGCCGTATACCACTCTGATTTTAATCTCGGGCAGCGCGTGCCGCTGGCCGAGGACGTGACGTTCTCTCCTGACGGCCTGATCATGCTGTTAACCGATACTGCCAGTGATACTATAGTAAAGTACACCCTAGATGAGCCATACGGGATAGCCGGCGCCGTTTATGCGGACACCATATACATCGGCGACAGGGCCAGCACCTTGGGAGCCCTGTCGTTTACCCCCGACGGCCTCAGGATGACGGTGTCAGATATACGGGGCGTTAGAATGATCCAGTACGACCTGCCGGGCCCGTACGAGCTGTCGTGGCCCGGGCAGCCCGTTACGGGGGGGCTGGTCGTGTCCCCGAGGGATAACCTTCCAGGGGGCGCCACGTTTGTGCCGGACGGGGAGACGCTGATATACGTAGGTGCCACGAATGACGAGCTGTACGTCTGCAGGCTGGGAATCCCGTATGATGTCAGCACGCTCTTCTGCGTGGATGAAGCGGAGATTCCCGGCTCGGTGAACCGTCCAACCGGCGTGGTCTTTGCGGATGACGGCCTTTCTGTGTTCATATCGAGCAAGGATGGCAGCGGCAGCAACGATCCCGACGGCGCGATATACCAGTTCGGGCTGGAACACGCGTTTGCCCAAGACGGGGATAGCCATGAGATTACTTTCACAACCGAGACAACGCTTGACGTATCGGGCACGGCCAACAATACCGAAGGCCTGGCGTTAAGCGAAGACGGCAATACGCTGTTTGTTCTGGGAAACGTCGGGGTCGCATCGTCGAATATCTCATACGGCATACAGACGTACAACCTTCCTACACCGTTTGAGCTGGCCGGCGCAGTGCAGGGGGAGAGCGTGGAACTGGGGCTGGTTGAGCCGACGGGCTTGGCATTTACAAGCGACGGGATGCGATTATACATTGTAGACAAGGGGACAGGGCTGCTCTGGTGGTACGACCTGCCGCTCCCCTACAGCATACTGGGGATCAGCGCCTCGGGATTCCTCGATGTGGGGTCGGTTGATACTGCGATGGAGGATGTCATATTGCACAACAGGGATTCGGCCATATACCTGCTGGGCTCCGGCAGGGACGCAGTATACGGGTACGGCCTCGGCATAGACGGCCTTGCAAGCTATGCATTGATCACCCCCGACCGGCCGGAGCTCGGGATAGAGTCCGCAGTGTACGACAGCGGAACGGGCGCCCTGAAGGTGGTATTTACGGACGATATAGAGGGAGGGTCGCTGGACCCCGCGGGCCTCCGCATGATAAACGGGACGGGCGAGGAGGTGCCGCTATCACGCGCGGACGGGCTCGTTCTCGCCGGCAGCACGGCCAGCTTTGAGCTGGGAACAGAGAGGAACTTTACCGGGCCGAGCCTGGCATTTGACACGCTTGCCGTGCATGGGACGGACGGGGGGGTATTCCCGTCCCAGTTTGCATTCCCGGAGGAGCCGCTGGAGTATGCGGGCGAGTTTGTCCCCCCCGGCGGCGGTGCGGCCTTTACGGGGATGGCGTTATCAGCGGACGGGACGAAGATGTTCTTATCCCAGGATGACGCGGACTTTGATAGCATAATCCAGTACCTGCTGACTGATTCCTTTGACACCTCGACTGCCTCTAATCTTACCCTGCGCCGCGTGGGCGCGTCGGCGACGGGGATAGAACAGGACGAGACGGGCGGCCCCTCCGGCGTGGCATTCTCGCCCGGCGGGACAGAGATGCTCGTCTCGAGCCACGAGACCGGGACGGTGGCCCGGTACCAGCTGGCCTCGCCGTTTGAGATAGCAGGGGCGGCATATCTCTCAAACTTTGATACCAGCGGGCAGGATGCAAGCCCCACAGGCCTGGCACTATCTGCTGACGGGGGCACCCTGTTTGTCTCCGGGGATGATACTGATTCAATATACAGCTATGAGCTATCCCTGCTTGATGTCGAGGGCGCCAGCCACACGGGCACGCTGGACGTCTCTGCGAATACCACGGAGCCCGCCGGTGTCTCGCTCTCCGGGGACGGCCAGGAGCTGTTCCTTGCGGCGGGCGAGACCGGGGAGATACACCGGTATGCGCTGGCCCTGCCGTATTCGCTGGACGGGGCCGAGTATGACGGCAGCTTTGGCACCGTCGAGGGCGATCCACAGGGCATGACATTTGCAGCAGACGGCCTGGACCTGTATGTTGCGGGGCCCCGTGGCATACACCGGTACCTTCTGGATACGGCCGCGCTGGAAATAACCGAGACCAACCGGACCATTATCAGACCCCTTGACAAGCCCGTGGTCAACGATACAAGCGCGTACGAGTATACGGACGTGCAAGAGATGTACAATTTAACAGCAGAGGACATACCCGGGCTGGAAGACGACCATGACTTTGACGTGCCCCCGCCAATGCTATATGCAAACGACACGCTAGCATTTACGGACAGGGCGATGCGCGCGGGGGATCCAATCCCGGTCATTGGTTTTGACGGGCCCTCCGTCAATGATACGGGGGCGACAAACCATACGATGGCGTTGATTGCTTTGAATATAACCGGCAGTGACATGCCGGATGTAGGAGACAACGGCACGTCCAAAGTCGGCATGGTTGCAACATCCCCGACGTACAATGAAACACTCATTGATAGCCCTCTAGTCGGCGATATGCTGGCTCCCGATATGGACGTCATGCAGCCGATGATGCTGGATATCAACGGAACAGACGGGCCCGCAGTAAATGATGCGGGCGTGCCTGTCCGTGTCGGTGCACAGGTACAGCACGCGGCCGAGGCAAACGAGACGTCCTCGGTGGCAGATGCCGCCATTGCAAACCACACTGTGATGCCGAATGTTTTGGTGATCAACCGGACCGATGCGCCCTCTGTATCCGACGCAGATGTGCGGGTCCATGACGGAGGGCCAACCGTGCTTACGCCATCAGATACGCTCTCTGTATCCGACGCAGGTGTGCGGGTCCGTGACGGCGGGCCAATCGTGCTTATGCCATCCGAGACACCCACTGTATCCGACGCAGGTGCTAGGGTCCACAACAGGGGGCCAATCATAGTTACGGCATCAGATACGCCCGACGTAGCAGACGCAGGTGCTCGGGTACACGACGGCGGGCCAATCGTACTTATGCCGTCCGATACGCCCACTGTATCCGACGCAGGTGCTCGGGTACACGACGGCGGGCCAATCGTGCTTATGCCGTCCGATACGCCCACTGTATCCGACGCAGGTGAACAGGTACACGACATTAGGCCAATCACGGTTACGCAACCAGATGTACCGGTTGCCAGGGCCCGCGGGGGCGGAGGCGGCGGCGGGGGCGGCGGCGGTGGAGGAGGAGTGCTCAGCCCATCATCATTTGGGCCGTCAGGGCCCAATGTGAACTTTGAGTTCTCTGCAGGAAATGAAGATCCCATGCAGGGCCGCTACCTCCTGCACCTTGCCCCCGGCACGCCGCTGACGATATACCCCCGGCTGGAATCGACGGAGACGCCCAGCGTCTTTGACATGGAGATAGTGTTCAGCGGCCCCGACGGCAGGATGGCAGACGTATACTACAACAGGATAGGGGCCCTGCTGGGCAGGGCGTGCGACGGCTCCACGTCGGTATCCGAGTTTGCATACGTGTGCGACATATCGTCGATCATGTCCGGCGCGGACGCGGCAGTATCCATAAACGGCGGGGCCCTCGATAGCATCACCGTGCCCCTGCAAGGAGGGTTCTCTGGAACCATGAGCATGATGATACGCGACAGCCATGGGCTGATCCTCGCCTCGCATAATTCCGACAGATACACCGTCAATATAGCAGGCTTGGAGGAGCCGGCGGCTGCAGGCCCGGTACCCGGGATGGAGCAGCCGCAGGTATCTGAGCCTGAAGTGGTAGAGCCCGTGGAGGTCCCGCAGGTATCTGAGCCTGAAGTGGTAGAGCCCGTGGAGGCGGAGCCTCCGCAGGTCGCCGAGCCTGAAGTGGTAGAGCCCGTGGAGGCCCCGCAGGTTGTGGAGCCCGAGGTGGTAGAATCTGAAGTGGCGGAGCCCGTGGAGGCGGAGGGGCCCGTCGCTGATACAGAAGGGGAAAGTTTCGTTGACATGATAATAGGGTTCTTCAGGTCGATCTTCGGATCCTGA